GGTGCAGCTCCGCGCGCCGGTAGTACGCGCTGCCGGCGAGGCGGCGTCCCGGACGGTCGGCGAGCCGCGCGCACGCGCGCCGGGCCTCCTCGAGCGCGACCGGCCACGCGCCGTGGATCTGCAGCACCTCGGCGCGATGCACGAGACACTCGCCGCGGTGCGCGACGAGCTCGGGATGCGACGCGCACCACGCGTCGAGCGCGTCGGTCCACTCCTGCGCGCGGCGCAGGTCGACGATCTCGTGGCAGGCGTCGAGCACCGCGCAGTACAGGTCGCCCATCGACGGCGGCGCGATCTCGCCCGCCGTCGCGCCGACCATGACCTCGTCGAGTAGCGCGACGCCGAACGGGATCTGTCCCTGCTTGATCAGCACGCGTCCCTCGCCCATGCGCGAGAACGACACGAGCGTGGAATCGCCGAACCGCGCGCCGATCGCCGCGGCCTCCCGGAACGCGGCGAGCGCGTCATCGAGCTGGCGCGCGCCGATGCAGCGGATCGCCGCCGCCATACGCAGATGGCCGCGCACGACCGAGTCGAGCGCCGCGTCGTCGAGCAGCCGCGCGGCGCGGCCGAGCCATCCGCTGCTGCGCGCGCCCTCGCCCTGGAACAGGAGGGTGAAACCGATCCAGAACGCCGTGCGCGCCGCGCCCTCCACGTCGCCGGCGCTCAGGTACTCGCCGTGCGCGCGCTCCATGAGCGCCACCGCCTCGGCGTCGCGCTCGACGAGGCGCGCGGCGACGGCGAGCCGCTCGATGTCGTTAGGCGCGAGCGGCGTGTCGCGGTCGGCGGCCGTGAACGCGCCGTACGCGGTGGCCCATGCGCCCCGCTCGAACGCTTCGCGGCCGGCCGCCACGCTCATGCGCGCTCCTCACGCGCCCGCGGGCGCGTCCAGCTCGGTGACGACGTCCTCGATCCCGGGCCACCCCTCGCGCGCATAGCGGGCGAGCGTGCGCAGGTAGCGCGCGCCCTCCTCGCCGTGCCGCTCGCGCACCGCCGCCGCGCCGCGTCGAACGGCCTCGGCGTCGGCGTACGGCGGCTCCAGCTCCTCGGCCATGCGGCCGTTCTCGTGCTTCACGCCGGCGGCGTCGAGGAACGTCGCCTGGATCGCCGGCTCGACCTCGACGTAGAGCAGGTGCAGCAGGTCGAGCTCGTCCTGCGCGCTCTCGGCACCGAGCCGCACGACCTCGCGCGCGAGCTTGTCGGCGGGCCACGACATGAGCGTGACGGCGCGGAACCCGCGCCCCTTGGAGACGATGCGGTCGACGTACACGGCGCGCATCTCGCGGCTCGCCTTCAGCATGTGCGCGACGAGCGCGACGCGGCGCTCGACGGGAAGCGATCGGTACGGGGAGGAGGTAGCCATACGGGGGAACTTAGCGGTCTCACGCGGAGGCGCGGAGGGCGCGGAGGATTCCCTTCTTTGCAGCGACCACTGGGGATCCAGCGGCGATGGAACGGATCTCGAGATCGCTTCCATCGCCGCTGGATCCCCAGTGGTCCTTGCAAAGAAAGCGGTCCTCACCGGGAGCACATCGGCATCGTCGGATCCGCCCCCGAGATGGCCGGCCGGTCGCGGCGGTCGGCGATGGCGAGCATCACGTCGTGGATGAAGCGGCCCACCTTCGCCGCGTGGTCGTAGTCGATGTACCGCGGCTCGTCGGTCACCTGATGGTAGTCCTGCGCGTAGCCTAACGAGAAGTACGTCACCGGCACGTCGTGGTTGACGTAGTTCACCTGGTCGCTGCGGCAGAAGCGGTTCAGCGGGTTCGCCGGCACCTCCCAGCTGCGGTCGATCGCCATCGGCTCCGCGCGCACCGCGTTCACCGAGTCGATGATGTCGCCGAACTCGCGCGACAGGCGGCGCGCGCCGAGCATCTGCAGCGAGTTCGGGCCGCCGAACTTCACCTGCTCCACGCGCCCCTTCCCCACCATGTCCATGTTGTGCGCGGCGACGACCTGCGCGAGCGGCACGGTGGGATGATCGGTGAAGTACTTCGAGCCGAGCAGCCCGCCCTCCTCGCCGTTGTGCGACACGAAGACGATGGAGCGCGCCGGCCGCTCGGTCGCGAACCGCTCCGCGATCTCGAGCAGCACCACCGTGCCCGAGCCGTCGTCGTCG
This DNA window, taken from Gemmatirosa kalamazoonensis, encodes the following:
- a CDS encoding helix-turn-helix transcriptional regulator encodes the protein MSVAAGREAFERGAWATAYGAFTAADRDTPLAPNDIERLAVAARLVERDAEAVALMERAHGEYLSAGDVEGAARTAFWIGFTLLFQGEGARSSGWLGRAARLLDDAALDSVVRGHLRMAAAIRCIGARQLDDALAAFREAAAIGARFGDSTLVSFSRMGEGRVLIKQGQIPFGVALLDEVMVGATAGEIAPPSMGDLYCAVLDACHEIVDLRRAQEWTDALDAWCASHPELVAHRGECLVHRAEVLQIHGAWPVALEEARRACARLADRPGRRLAGSAYYRRAELHRLRGEFAEAEAAYREASTFGVSPQPGFALLRLMQGQPDAAAAAIRGTMTEARPNPTRARVLAACVEILLATHDVDAARGAASELAELACRLDAPYLLALADQAAGAVCLADGDAEAALAALRRARARWRELDAPYDAARAAELLATALATLGDDDTAALERDAARALFRQLGATADLARLDQRQPGVPLTSRELEVLRLVATGKTNRAIAEALAISEKTVARHVANIFLKLSLSTRAAATAYAYTHALL